From Novipirellula galeiformis, the proteins below share one genomic window:
- the prmC gene encoding peptide chain release factor N(5)-glutamine methyltransferase, with the protein MSDTKEEPWTVLRLLEWTTNFFKTRGSESPRLDAEVLLAHARNCARIELYTAFGEVPPEEQRVAFREMIRRRGEGTPVAQLVGYREFYSLRFRVDENVLIPRPETEHLVIEALDVAKAMKITDRPLRIADVGTGSGAIAVTLAKHLKPAEFTAIDQSEAALKIASWNAEQLEVADAVTFVHSDLFAAVGEPATFDIICSNPPYISESEYEQLAPTVRDHEPREALVAGIDGMDIIKRLLETAPQRLEIGGRLIIEISPMIAELCEELVEGTESFGDLRFIKDLSGHKRIISMARV; encoded by the coding sequence ATGTCGGACACCAAGGAAGAGCCGTGGACGGTGCTACGGTTGCTTGAGTGGACCACCAACTTCTTCAAAACACGCGGTAGCGAATCTCCCCGGCTGGATGCCGAAGTCCTGCTTGCCCACGCCCGAAATTGTGCTCGCATTGAGCTCTATACCGCATTCGGCGAAGTCCCTCCCGAAGAGCAGCGAGTGGCGTTTCGTGAAATGATCCGGCGTCGCGGTGAAGGAACTCCGGTCGCTCAGCTCGTCGGTTATCGCGAGTTCTACTCGCTCCGCTTTCGCGTCGACGAGAACGTCTTGATCCCACGTCCGGAAACCGAGCATTTGGTGATCGAAGCCCTCGACGTTGCCAAGGCGATGAAGATCACCGACCGCCCCCTTCGCATTGCTGATGTGGGAACCGGAAGCGGCGCCATTGCCGTCACGTTGGCCAAACACCTCAAGCCGGCCGAATTCACCGCGATCGACCAAAGCGAAGCGGCTCTAAAAATCGCGAGCTGGAATGCGGAACAACTCGAAGTCGCCGATGCGGTGACGTTCGTTCATAGCGATCTCTTTGCAGCGGTCGGTGAGCCAGCGACGTTCGATATCATCTGCAGCAACCCACCGTACATTAGCGAGTCCGAGTACGAGCAACTCGCTCCGACCGTCCGCGATCATGAGCCACGTGAAGCGCTCGTCGCGGGCATTGATGGCATGGACATCATCAAACGCTTACTCGAAACCGCTCCCCAGCGACTCGAGATCGGAGGCCGATTGATCATTGAAATCAGCCCGATGATCGCAGAGCTTTGCGAAGAACTTGTCGAGGGGACAGAGAGCTTCGGCGATCTCCGCTTCATCAAAGATCTCAGCGGCCATAAGCGAATCATTTCGATGGCCCGCGTGTAG
- the prfA gene encoding peptide chain release factor 1 has translation MSSIRDTLEEKLARFKQLEAEMSDPDVLADGARMSAAAREHGGLAKVAGKYREFKKLTDEIHGCEEMAEAADDAEEREMAEAEITGLRKRRETLWEDLLSLTIGGEDSHRTRCVMEIRAGTGGDEAALFARDLYEMYRHYAEHKGWKTEILDHSATEMGGFKDITLTLEGESVYRDLAYESGGHRVQRVPETETQGRIHTSAATVAVMPEPEDVEVNIKSDDYRIDKFCASGPGGQHVNKTESAIRLTHHETGIVVQCQDEKSQHKNLARALRVLKARVYEKKREEEDAKLAEQRKGLIGSGDRSQRIRTYNFPQNRLTDHRINLTLYKLDQIIGGDLSPVTEAMIEYDRDQLRGDMID, from the coding sequence ATGAGTTCGATTCGCGATACTCTCGAAGAAAAGCTTGCTCGCTTCAAGCAACTTGAAGCCGAAATGTCCGATCCCGATGTGCTTGCTGATGGGGCGCGGATGAGTGCAGCGGCACGCGAACACGGCGGTCTGGCGAAGGTTGCCGGGAAGTACCGAGAATTCAAGAAGTTGACCGACGAGATCCACGGTTGCGAAGAGATGGCCGAGGCCGCCGACGATGCCGAAGAACGCGAAATGGCGGAAGCGGAGATCACCGGGCTTCGCAAGCGACGCGAAACGCTTTGGGAAGACCTGCTTTCGTTGACCATCGGCGGCGAGGATTCGCACCGAACTCGCTGTGTGATGGAAATTCGCGCGGGCACCGGCGGAGACGAAGCCGCTTTGTTCGCTCGCGACTTGTATGAAATGTACCGGCACTACGCCGAACATAAAGGTTGGAAGACGGAAATCTTGGACCATAGCGCCACCGAAATGGGCGGGTTCAAAGACATCACGCTGACGCTTGAAGGTGAGAGCGTGTACCGCGACTTGGCGTACGAGTCCGGCGGGCACCGCGTCCAACGCGTCCCCGAAACCGAAACCCAAGGTCGCATCCACACCTCGGCGGCCACCGTTGCCGTGATGCCGGAACCGGAAGACGTCGAAGTCAACATCAAGTCCGATGACTATCGAATCGACAAATTTTGTGCGTCGGGACCGGGTGGCCAGCACGTCAACAAAACGGAATCGGCGATTCGCTTAACGCATCATGAAACGGGCATCGTGGTTCAGTGCCAAGATGAAAAAAGCCAACACAAAAACTTGGCCCGCGCCCTGCGAGTCCTCAAGGCGCGTGTGTACGAAAAGAAACGCGAAGAGGAAGACGCCAAGCTCGCCGAGCAACGCAAAGGCTTGATTGGCTCGGGAGATCGCAGCCAACGCATCCGCACCTACAACTTTCCTCAGAACCGTTTAACCGATCACCGCATCAACCTGACCCTTTACAAACTCGATCAAATCATTGGGGGCGACCTCTCGCCCGTCACCGAAGCGATGATCGAGTACGACCGCGACCAACTTCGCGGTGACATGATCGATTGA
- the rpmE gene encoding 50S ribosomal protein L31 produces the protein MKDGIHPNYQETTVSCGCGNTFTTRSVRPELKVDICSDCHPFYTGKLKFVDTAGRIDKFQKKFAAGTYGSLAPKKGAKKPQK, from the coding sequence ATGAAAGACGGCATTCACCCAAATTACCAGGAAACCACCGTTTCCTGTGGTTGCGGAAATACCTTCACCACCCGCAGTGTGCGACCTGAATTGAAGGTCGACATTTGCAGCGACTGTCATCCTTTCTATACCGGAAAGCTGAAATTCGTTGACACCGCGGGCCGCATCGACAAATTCCAGAAAAAATTTGCTGCGGGAACCTACGGAAGCCTTGCTCCGAAGAAGGGCGCGAAGAAACCTCAAAAATAG
- a CDS encoding ATP-binding cassette domain-containing protein produces MYRRTLGCSPSMRIDHQVVFRLDVRGVRRRLQIERVGELAELLAITPLLRRYLGGLSGGESQRVALARTLAFKPALLCLDESLAALDDETRRRMIQLLREVHRQERGTVLHITHSEHESQQLGTQRFCVDRNRVVSQTQTA; encoded by the coding sequence ATGTATCGCAGGACGCTGGGTTGTTCCCCGAGCATGCGAATCGACCACCAAGTCGTATTTAGGCTCGACGTGCGTGGGGTTCGCCGGAGATTGCAAATCGAACGCGTCGGTGAGTTGGCTGAGTTGCTCGCGATCACGCCACTGTTGCGCCGCTATCTGGGCGGCTTGTCTGGTGGTGAATCGCAACGCGTTGCCTTGGCTCGAACGCTCGCTTTTAAACCTGCATTGCTTTGTCTCGATGAGTCGTTGGCGGCGCTGGACGACGAAACTCGCAGGCGGATGATTCAGTTGTTACGCGAGGTTCACAGGCAAGAACGGGGGACCGTGCTGCACATCACTCACAGCGAACATGAATCGCAGCAATTGGGGACACAACGCTTTTGTGTGGATAGAAATCGCGTCGTTTCCCAAACTCAAACTGCGTAA
- a CDS encoding DUF420 domain-containing protein, whose protein sequence is MWQFLADNLPHATATLNATATVLLALGLIRIRQGNPRAHKKMMLAALCVSGVFLALYLLHKVALYQTTGEPNKRFPKDVADAARYTYFSILGTHLILAIFVPFLALRAVYLAMKGRIIAHKKLVRFAYPIWMYVSVTGVLVYLMLYQIYAV, encoded by the coding sequence ATGTGGCAATTTTTGGCAGACAACCTGCCTCACGCAACAGCAACGCTGAACGCCACCGCGACCGTTTTGCTGGCCCTCGGATTGATCCGAATCCGCCAAGGCAATCCGCGAGCTCACAAAAAGATGATGCTGGCGGCGCTGTGCGTTAGCGGGGTGTTTCTGGCACTGTATCTACTGCACAAAGTGGCTCTGTACCAGACGACTGGCGAACCCAACAAACGTTTCCCGAAGGACGTCGCCGATGCAGCCCGGTATACCTACTTCAGCATCCTGGGCACCCACCTGATTTTGGCGATCTTCGTTCCGTTCCTCGCATTGCGAGCCGTCTACCTGGCGATGAAAGGGCGGATCATCGCGCACAAGAAACTGGTCCGATTTGCCTACCCGATCTGGATGTACGTCTCGGTGACCGGAGTTCTGGTTTATCTAATGCTGTACCAAATTTACGCAGTTTGA
- a CDS encoding SCO family protein, with amino-acid sequence MRTTIHIILILVIGLVLGLGIRQIRKSERANGPGPGEEVFTDAGVDVDAVDPSDAENAAPSHPPEDEEWLSKFELTERSGKKVASEDLKGQPYVVSFFFSTCPSICVTQNQKLKELQDEFAGQGVRFVAISVDPETDTPEILREYAARFGADSEQWLFMTGDLGYIRRVGSEVFRMPVDKQFHTERFVLVDPKGEIEGFYNWPEKAQFNKLKEKIQEMISSSEKKAS; translated from the coding sequence ATGCGAACGACAATCCATATCATCTTGATCCTGGTCATTGGACTTGTACTCGGTCTGGGCATACGCCAAATCCGTAAATCCGAACGTGCCAACGGTCCTGGCCCCGGCGAAGAAGTCTTTACCGATGCGGGGGTCGATGTGGACGCCGTGGATCCGAGCGACGCCGAAAATGCGGCGCCAAGCCATCCACCGGAAGACGAAGAGTGGCTGAGCAAATTTGAACTTACCGAGCGAAGCGGCAAGAAGGTCGCAAGTGAAGACCTAAAAGGCCAACCGTACGTGGTCAGCTTCTTTTTCAGCACCTGCCCCAGTATCTGTGTCACCCAGAACCAAAAGCTCAAGGAACTGCAGGACGAATTCGCAGGCCAAGGCGTTCGCTTTGTTGCGATCTCGGTCGACCCCGAAACCGACACTCCCGAAATCCTGCGTGAGTACGCCGCGCGTTTTGGCGCCGACTCGGAGCAGTGGTTATTCATGACGGGCGATCTCGGCTACATTCGCCGCGTTGGCTCGGAAGTGTTTCGCATGCCGGTGGACAAGCAATTTCACACCGAGCGTTTTGTGCTCGTTGATCCCAAAGGTGAAATCGAAGGCTTTTACAATTGGCCCGAAAAGGCTCAGTTCAACAAGCTGAAAGAGAAGATCCAAGAGATGATTTCATCCTCCGAGAAAAAGGCATCCTGA
- a CDS encoding ABC transporter permease → MSAITTSPSTSSDSVGQTNPTSVRAGMSAAWMLARREWTRFFRQRNRVSAAIVQPLLFWMLFGTGLRGAFTVAGDQNFMEFFLPGTVGLIVLFTAIFATISVIEDRREGFMQSVLVSPVGRWPVLMGKVIGGSAIAWVQAMFFLMLVYLFGTASLSSSIFLLMPLLALIAIGMCSLGMIVAWPMDSTQGFHAIMMLGLMPMWLLSGSFFPIPAWSDSTVGQMILGGIMRINPLSYSMLEMRRLIYPEVDFANAGFAPSSATCWSVTIIATIVVTLIAWRLVRGSRKVDVIV, encoded by the coding sequence ATGAGCGCCATCACGACCTCTCCTTCCACGAGTTCCGATTCCGTCGGCCAAACCAATCCGACTTCGGTGCGTGCAGGCATGTCGGCGGCTTGGATGCTGGCCCGACGCGAATGGACGCGATTCTTTCGCCAACGCAACCGCGTTTCGGCGGCGATCGTCCAACCATTGCTGTTCTGGATGCTGTTTGGCACCGGACTCCGCGGCGCGTTCACCGTGGCGGGCGACCAAAATTTCATGGAGTTCTTCCTGCCGGGCACGGTCGGATTGATCGTGTTGTTCACCGCCATCTTTGCCACGATCTCGGTGATCGAAGATCGTCGAGAAGGGTTCATGCAATCCGTGCTGGTCTCTCCAGTCGGACGTTGGCCGGTGTTGATGGGCAAAGTGATCGGCGGCAGCGCGATTGCATGGGTCCAAGCAATGTTCTTCCTGATGCTGGTTTACCTGTTTGGCACGGCATCGCTTAGCAGCAGCATTTTTCTGCTGATGCCGCTGCTCGCACTGATTGCGATCGGCATGTGCTCGCTCGGGATGATCGTGGCTTGGCCGATGGACAGCACGCAAGGTTTCCATGCGATCATGATGCTCGGTTTGATGCCGATGTGGTTGCTTAGCGGATCGTTTTTCCCGATCCCTGCCTGGAGCGATTCTACGGTCGGCCAAATGATCCTCGGCGGGATAATGCGAATCAATCCACTCAGCTACTCAATGCTGGAAATGCGACGGCTGATTTACCCCGAAGTCGATTTTGCGAATGCCGGCTTCGCTCCCTCGAGTGCGACGTGCTGGAGCGTCACGATCATTGCCACGATTGTGGTGACCCTGATCGCGTGGCGACTCGTACGCGGCAGCCGCAAAGTGGACGTGATTGTTTAA
- a CDS encoding ABC transporter ATP-binding protein produces the protein MNQSTLSLTENPVPSSDPNRSPICVATQVRHAYDTKSGETTWALQGIDLTTHAGEIFALLGPNGSGKTTLFRLLCTLLPIQHGTIRIGGIDSRTNPLAVRRQIGIVFQSPSLDNKLTVDENIACQGALYGITGRELNVRRDALLEQLNLTDRRRDYCEKLSGGLKRRVELVKGMLHQPRLLLLDEPSTGLDPGARLDLWKAIRTMSDEGTSVLMTTHLLEEADKADRVAIMHEGQKIVEGAPYQLRRDLGDGVITIETSEPQAAASLLSKNLNLDSQPIGNQLRLQSDTPAPLVPLISEQLGDLAESISIGRPSLEDVFIAKTGHQFQ, from the coding sequence GTGAATCAATCCACTCTATCACTGACTGAAAATCCGGTGCCGTCGAGCGACCCCAACCGCAGCCCGATTTGCGTTGCGACGCAAGTCCGTCATGCTTATGACACCAAGTCAGGCGAGACCACTTGGGCGCTGCAAGGCATCGATCTGACCACGCACGCAGGCGAAATCTTTGCGTTGCTGGGTCCCAACGGCAGCGGCAAGACGACGTTGTTCCGGTTGCTGTGTACGCTGCTGCCGATCCAACATGGCACGATCCGAATCGGTGGCATCGATAGCCGCACCAATCCATTGGCGGTACGCCGTCAAATCGGCATTGTGTTTCAGTCCCCGAGCTTGGACAACAAACTCACCGTCGATGAAAACATCGCCTGCCAAGGTGCACTGTACGGAATCACCGGCCGTGAATTGAATGTTCGCCGCGATGCACTGCTCGAGCAATTGAACCTGACCGATCGTCGCCGCGATTATTGCGAAAAACTTTCCGGTGGGCTCAAGCGACGCGTCGAACTTGTCAAAGGCATGCTGCACCAACCACGACTGCTGTTGTTGGACGAACCGAGCACTGGTCTTGATCCTGGTGCCCGTCTAGATCTGTGGAAAGCGATCCGCACGATGAGCGACGAGGGCACCTCGGTGCTGATGACGACGCACCTGCTAGAGGAAGCGGACAAGGCAGATCGTGTTGCGATCATGCACGAGGGACAGAAGATTGTCGAAGGCGCGCCGTACCAACTTCGCCGCGATCTTGGCGACGGCGTGATCACGATCGAAACGAGCGAACCGCAGGCCGCAGCGAGTCTGCTGAGCAAGAATTTAAACCTGGATTCGCAACCGATCGGCAATCAATTGCGGTTGCAAAGCGATACCCCCGCACCGCTTGTCCCGTTGATCTCCGAACAACTCGGCGACTTAGCTGAATCGATCTCGATCGGTCGCCCTAGTTTGGAAGACGTTTTCATCGCCAAAACCGGTCACCAGTTTCAGTAA
- the cyoE gene encoding heme o synthase has product MSTDIFIAEPLTPPSARTRYVNEDQRLDSHRDPRQALAKEAGQGRGEAESLASDTLGVKSEVAPHRPRIHTDLIQLTKPRIVTMILVTTVASAMIAAGGWIATLDMLWLLLGTGMVAGSAGAANQVWERKIDCNMTRTATRPLPAERISLAPAIVYTAALGIIGTTILYAMFGIAPAAAGLATWLLYVLIYTPMKTRTSWNTTVGAIAGALPVLIGYTAAGGGTSDWTGWLLVAVLAAWQYPHFMAIAWLYRRQYAEAGFCMSTTVDPSGRSAGAQSIAGSIAILGCSVALCVIPGIPDGSILVTVIASIGAIAACYPMLLASFRFSAQPDDIMARKLLRSSLLVLPAVLAIVTVRTVL; this is encoded by the coding sequence GTGTCGACAGATATATTCATCGCCGAACCATTGACGCCCCCGTCGGCGAGGACTCGTTACGTGAACGAAGATCAACGTCTGGACAGTCATCGTGACCCTCGCCAAGCCCTTGCGAAAGAGGCAGGGCAGGGCAGGGGGGAAGCGGAATCGCTCGCCTCCGATACGCTGGGCGTCAAAAGCGAAGTCGCCCCCCATCGGCCTCGCATTCACACCGACCTTATCCAACTGACCAAGCCTCGTATCGTCACGATGATCCTGGTCACGACGGTCGCATCGGCGATGATCGCCGCTGGCGGATGGATCGCGACCCTGGATATGCTGTGGTTGCTGCTTGGAACCGGGATGGTTGCGGGTAGCGCCGGGGCGGCCAACCAAGTCTGGGAACGAAAAATTGATTGCAACATGACGCGCACGGCCACGCGTCCGCTGCCGGCCGAGCGAATCTCACTGGCTCCAGCGATCGTCTATACCGCCGCCTTGGGAATCATCGGCACGACGATTTTATATGCCATGTTTGGCATCGCTCCCGCCGCGGCTGGGTTGGCAACCTGGTTGCTCTACGTGCTGATTTACACGCCGATGAAAACACGCACCTCGTGGAACACGACGGTCGGTGCGATTGCCGGAGCATTGCCGGTCTTGATCGGCTACACCGCAGCGGGGGGTGGCACAAGCGATTGGACGGGATGGTTGTTGGTCGCGGTGCTCGCGGCGTGGCAATACCCTCACTTCATGGCGATCGCGTGGTTGTACCGCCGTCAATACGCCGAAGCGGGATTCTGCATGTCGACCACCGTGGACCCGAGTGGTCGATCGGCGGGCGCCCAAAGCATCGCGGGTTCGATCGCAATTCTCGGCTGTAGCGTCGCCTTGTGCGTGATCCCCGGCATCCCTGACGGATCGATCCTCGTTACGGTGATCGCCTCGATCGGCGCGATTGCCGCCTGCTATCCAATGCTGCTCGCCTCGTTTCGATTCTCGGCTCAACCCGACGACATCATGGCTCGCAAGCTGTTGCGATCCTCGTTGCTGGTTTTACCAGCGGTGCTTGCGATCGTCACCGTACGAACGGTTTTGTGA
- a CDS encoding COX15/CtaA family protein gives MQLPVTKYANRTVHRLAILVVCLTWPLIWVGGMVTTYDAGMAVPDWPNTYGYNLFLYPYKTWLLGPFDLFMEHGHRLLGALLGFTAIGLVIAAWRSENRRWVKGITLLILLAVIIQGGLGGIRVVLGDRTFAMIHGSTAPIVFALTVIGMVVTSRWWFRYSKPQSEPDSTEPNTTPHEDAPAIKLPKLAKGSVATVTLLILTCYLQLILGARLRHLQPTGSATGFLHTATLHVMLAFALWLLVVIAWSRLRKCGDLTLSRPGQALIGLVGVQILLGIGTWVVHYGWPDFLGWFPGSEGYVIESKNYVNALLVTSHVATGSLILAVSTFVWVRILRVRNLNMASAASKTAS, from the coding sequence ATGCAATTACCTGTGACTAAGTACGCCAATCGAACCGTTCATCGTCTCGCCATCCTGGTCGTGTGCCTGACTTGGCCTCTGATCTGGGTCGGAGGAATGGTCACGACCTATGATGCAGGCATGGCGGTCCCGGATTGGCCCAACACGTACGGCTACAACTTGTTCTTGTACCCCTACAAAACCTGGCTGCTGGGCCCATTTGACCTGTTTATGGAGCATGGACACCGCCTGCTGGGCGCCTTGCTTGGTTTCACTGCGATTGGATTGGTGATTGCCGCTTGGCGAAGCGAAAACCGGAGATGGGTCAAAGGGATAACCCTACTTATTCTGCTAGCGGTCATCATCCAAGGGGGACTCGGTGGCATTCGCGTCGTTTTAGGAGACCGCACCTTTGCGATGATCCACGGCAGCACGGCACCGATCGTCTTTGCCCTGACCGTGATCGGGATGGTGGTCACGAGCCGATGGTGGTTCCGCTATTCGAAACCGCAATCGGAACCAGACTCCACAGAGCCAAACACCACCCCCCACGAAGACGCCCCTGCGATTAAGCTGCCAAAACTCGCCAAAGGCTCCGTGGCGACCGTCACGTTATTAATCCTGACCTGTTATTTGCAGTTGATTTTGGGGGCGAGGCTGCGACATTTACAACCCACGGGATCGGCGACGGGATTTCTGCACACCGCGACCTTACACGTCATGCTCGCCTTTGCACTCTGGTTGCTGGTGGTGATCGCTTGGTCACGTTTACGCAAGTGCGGCGATTTGACACTGTCGCGTCCTGGGCAAGCCCTGATAGGATTAGTGGGCGTTCAGATTTTGCTCGGAATCGGAACGTGGGTGGTGCACTATGGCTGGCCGGACTTTCTGGGATGGTTTCCTGGTTCGGAGGGTTATGTCATCGAGTCAAAGAATTACGTCAACGCGTTACTTGTCACCTCGCATGTTGCGACCGGATCTTTGATTCTTGCGGTTTCCACGTTCGTTTGGGTCCGTATACTGCGTGTCCGAAACCTGAACATGGCGTCCGCCGCGAGCAAAACGGCGTCTTAA
- a CDS encoding c-type cytochrome, producing the protein MRLLARSRLSTCILASLIAATLGCDAKIEQFESNQLYSLTLAESRSTPMDAAQKDTLAVIETLFGTPNEPRWPVELISQPSDSLVDLGRLQRAAGPISSLQDGSHLGLYRELCVDCHGLTGNGFGPASLAMNPYPRDFRHGVFKWKSTPRNDKPTRDDLRRTLLHGAGGTAMPSFAVVAEDDLEALLDYVIYLSVRGEVERELLAEAVELGYAETAPEANLRIVAPAWIEDEANNTDTLNDTATLSEGAEATLKIVRDVTQEWSDAESRVIQVPAPSVANDEESVQRGRDLFHGPIANCVGCHGPSGNGSAITLDYDDWTKEYSSRLGLTPTDRDAIKPFRKAGAPKPRPIVARRLQQGVFRGGGESDTLYRRITQGVAGTPMPSLEVVQTANEKGLTPDQVWDLVHYLESLGTP; encoded by the coding sequence ATGCGCCTTCTTGCTCGCTCACGACTGTCGACATGCATCCTGGCATCGCTGATCGCAGCGACCCTTGGGTGCGATGCAAAGATAGAACAATTCGAGTCCAACCAACTCTATTCGTTGACACTCGCAGAATCCCGCTCGACGCCCATGGACGCGGCTCAAAAGGACACCTTGGCGGTAATCGAGACGCTCTTTGGCACGCCCAATGAACCGCGTTGGCCGGTCGAACTGATTAGTCAACCGAGCGATTCCTTGGTTGATTTAGGCAGGCTCCAGCGGGCTGCGGGCCCAATTTCCAGTCTGCAAGACGGCAGCCATCTCGGTCTCTATCGCGAACTTTGTGTTGATTGCCACGGATTAACCGGCAATGGATTCGGCCCCGCGTCACTGGCGATGAACCCTTACCCTCGCGATTTTCGGCACGGCGTTTTCAAATGGAAGTCGACACCACGCAACGACAAACCAACCCGTGACGACCTCCGCCGCACCCTGCTGCATGGTGCGGGCGGGACCGCGATGCCGTCCTTTGCGGTCGTGGCTGAAGACGACCTCGAAGCGCTGCTGGACTACGTGATCTACCTTTCCGTCCGCGGCGAAGTCGAACGTGAATTACTGGCCGAAGCGGTAGAACTTGGGTACGCAGAGACGGCTCCTGAAGCCAACCTGCGAATCGTCGCCCCAGCTTGGATCGAAGACGAAGCGAACAACACTGACACGCTCAATGACACCGCAACGCTCAGCGAAGGAGCCGAAGCGACACTGAAAATCGTTCGGGACGTCACCCAAGAATGGTCGGACGCCGAGTCACGCGTGATCCAAGTCCCGGCGCCGTCGGTTGCCAACGACGAAGAATCGGTGCAACGAGGGCGAGATCTTTTTCACGGGCCGATTGCCAATTGCGTGGGATGCCACGGCCCGAGCGGCAACGGATCGGCGATCACGCTTGACTATGACGATTGGACCAAAGAGTATTCGTCACGCCTTGGATTGACGCCGACCGACCGCGATGCGATCAAACCGTTCCGCAAAGCGGGAGCTCCCAAACCTCGCCCGATTGTCGCTCGTCGCCTGCAACAGGGTGTTTTTCGCGGTGGTGGCGAGAGCGACACGCTCTATCGACGAATCACTCAAGGGGTTGCAGGAACTCCGATGCCGAGCCTCGAGGTCGTCCAGACGGCGAATGAAAAAGGGCTGACGCCGGACCAAGTCTGGGACCTAGTTCACTACCTTGAATCGCTTGGAACCCCTTAG
- a CDS encoding methylamine utilization protein has product MICGVAAASVLAATPSASQAGDLKIRFEYGGSAAEPAELVVNKDVAFCGKHPIQNERLLVNKENKGIQNVLVYVYTGRGGSKIDDVPAKKATHVLANDACRFEPHIVLCQVGDTLKVTNPDAVGHNANLPFFKNAAQNFLIPPQQDKSVLLEEAEPAPIPVECNIHPWMRAYVVVLEHPYVAKTDENGELVIKDLPEGKELTFRVFHEAGKIDEVTIDGKKEKWSRSRFDVKIKAGMNDLGTVVVPAKALSAE; this is encoded by the coding sequence ATGATTTGCGGCGTTGCTGCCGCATCCGTGCTCGCCGCCACCCCATCGGCTTCCCAGGCTGGCGATCTCAAGATCCGCTTTGAATACGGCGGAAGTGCGGCAGAGCCTGCCGAATTGGTTGTCAACAAGGACGTTGCCTTTTGTGGCAAGCACCCGATCCAGAACGAACGACTGCTTGTCAACAAAGAGAACAAAGGCATTCAAAACGTCCTTGTCTACGTTTACACCGGCCGTGGCGGCTCGAAGATCGACGACGTGCCAGCGAAAAAAGCTACGCACGTGCTCGCAAACGATGCCTGTCGATTTGAACCCCACATCGTGCTTTGCCAGGTTGGCGACACGCTGAAGGTAACCAACCCCGACGCGGTGGGGCACAATGCGAATCTGCCGTTCTTCAAAAACGCGGCCCAGAACTTCTTGATCCCGCCACAGCAAGACAAGTCGGTCTTGCTCGAAGAAGCGGAGCCAGCACCAATCCCAGTGGAGTGCAACATCCACCCTTGGATGCGTGCTTACGTCGTGGTGCTCGAACACCCCTACGTTGCCAAAACCGACGAAAATGGCGAACTCGTAATCAAGGACTTGCCCGAAGGCAAAGAATTGACTTTCCGCGTCTTCCACGAAGCCGGCAAAATCGATGAAGTCACCATCGATGGCAAGAAAGAAAAGTGGTCGCGAAGCCGCTTCGATGTGAAGATCAAGGCTGGCATGAACGACCTTGGAACCGTGGTTGTTCCCGCAAAGGCGTTATCCGCGGAGTAA